A stretch of Nonomuraea africana DNA encodes these proteins:
- a CDS encoding DUF4097 family beta strand repeat-containing protein — MPLGRPGGRIGGMKKKGVIAVGGLLASVTLLTGCGLAGIGGPTEKKTASYEVKDDVVRLSVKGEGGAIVVTGSDRTGIKVTENMHWRSDQPQVRHEVKGDTLELSYDCKRTWNASCYVDYTIEVPKGMRVKTDSGAGDITLRSLAGDLDVTTGAGDIDANGLTGKRLFVETGAGDIKLKYASAPDSVELETGAGTATLYLPQGAYDVTTDTGAGSADVKVTDDAAAPRKVSISSGAGDVKVLPL; from the coding sequence ATGCCGCTCGGCCGTCCCGGCGGGAGGATCGGCGGCATGAAGAAGAAGGGCGTGATCGCCGTAGGCGGACTCCTGGCCTCCGTGACGTTGCTGACAGGGTGCGGACTGGCGGGCATCGGCGGGCCCACGGAGAAGAAGACCGCCTCCTACGAGGTGAAGGACGATGTCGTCCGGCTGAGCGTCAAGGGCGAAGGGGGCGCCATCGTGGTGACCGGGTCCGACCGGACCGGCATCAAGGTCACCGAGAACATGCACTGGCGCAGCGACCAGCCGCAGGTGCGGCACGAGGTGAAGGGCGACACCCTCGAGCTCTCCTACGACTGCAAGAGGACCTGGAACGCCTCCTGCTACGTCGACTACACCATCGAGGTGCCGAAGGGCATGCGGGTGAAGACCGACAGCGGCGCGGGCGACATCACGCTGCGCTCGCTGGCAGGCGACCTCGACGTCACCACGGGAGCCGGCGACATCGACGCCAACGGGCTGACGGGCAAGCGCCTGTTCGTCGAGACGGGCGCGGGCGACATCAAGCTGAAGTACGCGAGCGCGCCCGACAGCGTCGAACTCGAGACCGGCGCGGGCACCGCGACCCTCTACCTCCCGCAGGGCGCCTACGACGTCACCACCGACACCGGCGCGGGCAGCGCGGACGTGAAGGTCACCGACGACGCGGCCGCGCCGCGAAAGGTCTCGATTTCGTCGGGCGCGGGCGATGTGAAGGTACTGCCTCTTTAA
- a CDS encoding ComEC/Rec2 family competence protein, with product MKVAIAVLGCTAATSAGVAFRVHAVSTGPVAELAARGAAVRGEIVLTGDPKVRQAKAAFRGESVVVEATLESLDTPTGRLAVHTPVVVFGSGSRWRSLLPSQRLRVAGRLGSADPGELVGAVLLVRGPPTVLSEPSGPQSVAGRLRAGLREAVDGLPPDQRGLLPGLVVGDVSRMDPEVSADFRDAGLSHLTAVSGANLAIVAGAVVAVSRLAGLPLAVRAGFAALAMLAFAVVARPSPSVLRALLMGLVGAIALGTGRPRDGVAALSATVLLLVMFDPGLAREYGFALSVCATGGILLLAPGWRDRMSARMPRWAAEAIAVPAAAQAAVTPVLVLMAGQLQLVAVPANLLAGPAVAPATVLGFAAALVAPLSMDVARLLVLPAGYAVGWIITVAEHAARVPLAGLPWPGGLPGLLLLAAAVALAVPLLRRAGARLIVMTMGTAGLAAVLVAGPVIAPWPPPRWLFVACDVGQGDSLAVAAGAGRAVVVDTGPDPTLVDRCLRDLGVREVPLVILTHPHRDHVGGLDGVFRSGRRVGAVIVSPGRAPANESARISAALGRRRVAEWVASPGARWRFGPSEVTVVGPAPGGMPGGPGEGSTINNESVVILVRWAAGSILLSGDVETEAQAELLRAGLPRADLLKVPHHGSARQDARFLAATGARAALISVGSDNGYGHPAPPTLGMLHRLGMRVYRTDQSGALAVIDQSGRLAVVSRGRTNE from the coding sequence GTGAAAGTCGCCATAGCGGTGCTCGGGTGCACGGCGGCCACCTCCGCCGGCGTGGCCTTTCGCGTGCACGCCGTCAGCACCGGTCCGGTCGCCGAGCTCGCCGCCAGAGGGGCCGCCGTACGTGGGGAGATCGTGCTCACCGGCGACCCCAAGGTACGGCAGGCCAAAGCGGCCTTCAGGGGCGAGAGCGTGGTCGTCGAGGCCACGCTGGAGTCGCTGGACACCCCCACCGGACGCCTCGCCGTCCACACCCCTGTCGTGGTGTTCGGGTCGGGCAGCAGATGGCGGTCGCTCCTGCCCAGCCAGCGCCTGCGGGTGGCGGGGAGGCTGGGCAGCGCCGACCCCGGTGAGCTCGTCGGCGCGGTGCTGCTGGTGCGCGGGCCGCCGACGGTGCTGTCGGAGCCCTCAGGACCGCAGAGCGTGGCGGGACGGCTGCGGGCGGGGCTGCGCGAGGCGGTGGACGGCTTGCCGCCCGACCAGCGAGGACTGCTGCCCGGGCTCGTGGTGGGCGATGTGTCGCGCATGGATCCCGAGGTCAGCGCCGACTTCAGGGACGCGGGGCTCAGTCACCTGACCGCCGTCAGCGGGGCCAATCTCGCGATCGTGGCGGGGGCGGTGGTGGCGGTGTCGCGGTTGGCGGGGCTGCCGCTCGCCGTACGGGCCGGGTTCGCGGCGCTCGCCATGCTGGCCTTCGCGGTGGTGGCGCGCCCGTCCCCGAGTGTGCTGAGAGCGCTGCTCATGGGGCTGGTCGGGGCGATCGCGCTCGGCACGGGGCGGCCGAGGGACGGCGTCGCGGCGCTGTCGGCGACGGTGCTGCTGCTGGTGATGTTCGATCCAGGGCTGGCCCGCGAGTACGGCTTCGCCCTGTCGGTCTGCGCCACGGGCGGCATCCTGCTGCTCGCGCCCGGTTGGCGCGACAGGATGTCGGCCAGGATGCCGCGCTGGGCGGCGGAGGCGATCGCCGTACCGGCCGCGGCGCAGGCGGCGGTGACGCCGGTGCTGGTGCTCATGGCCGGACAGCTGCAACTGGTCGCGGTTCCCGCCAACCTGCTGGCGGGTCCGGCCGTCGCCCCCGCCACGGTGCTCGGGTTCGCGGCCGCGCTGGTGGCGCCGCTGTCCATGGACGTGGCCAGGCTGCTCGTCCTGCCCGCGGGCTACGCGGTCGGCTGGATCATCACCGTGGCCGAGCACGCCGCGCGCGTGCCGCTGGCCGGCCTCCCGTGGCCGGGCGGGCTCCCCGGTCTGCTCCTGCTCGCCGCGGCGGTCGCGCTGGCCGTACCACTGCTGCGCCGCGCGGGCGCGCGGCTGATCGTCATGACCATGGGCACGGCAGGCCTGGCGGCAGTCCTGGTCGCCGGTCCCGTGATCGCCCCTTGGCCGCCTCCTCGCTGGCTCTTCGTCGCGTGCGACGTGGGGCAGGGCGACTCCCTCGCCGTCGCGGCGGGGGCGGGGCGGGCGGTCGTCGTGGACACCGGTCCCGACCCCACGCTGGTGGACCGGTGCCTGCGTGATCTCGGCGTCCGCGAGGTCCCGCTCGTCATCCTCACGCATCCGCATCGCGATCACGTGGGCGGCCTGGACGGGGTCTTCAGATCGGGCCGCCGGGTCGGCGCGGTGATCGTCAGCCCGGGGCGGGCGCCCGCGAACGAGTCCGCCCGGATCTCGGCCGCCCTGGGCCGCCGCAGGGTCGCCGAGTGGGTGGCGTCCCCCGGGGCCCGCTGGCGCTTCGGCCCGTCGGAGGTGACCGTCGTGGGGCCCGCGCCCGGGGGCATGCCGGGCGGTCCTGGGGAGGGGAGCACGATCAACAACGAGAGCGTGGTCATCCTGGTGCGCTGGGCGGCGGGGTCGATCCTGCTCAGCGGCGATGTGGAGACGGAGGCGCAGGCAGAACTGCTCCGCGCGGGGCTGCCCCGGGCCGACCTGCTGAAGGTTCCCCATCACGGATCGGCTCGGCAGGACGCCCGCTTCCTCGCGGCGACGGGGGCGCGGGCGGCCTTGATCAGCGTGGGGTCCGACAACGGGTACGGGCATCCGGCGCCGCCGACGCTGGGGATGCTGCACCGGCTGGGGATGCGCGTCTACCGCACGGACCAGTCGGGCGCACTGGCGGTCATCGATCAGTCGGGACGGCTGGCAGTGGTCTCCAGAGGCAGGACCAATGAGTGA
- a CDS encoding FAD-linked oxidase C-terminal domain-containing protein — MLAELIGRLGEVLEPGAIITDPVRLRTYECDGLTYHRAMPGVAVLPDTAEQVAGVVRLCNEYGVPFVARGSGTGLSGGALPRTDGVLIVTSRMRAIVEIDLPNRRAVVEPGVTNLAITEAVRDQGYYYAPDPSSQQVCSIGGNVAENSGGAHCLKYGFTVNHVEACEIVTPDGDIVTLDRTDPGYDLLGAFIGAEGTLGITTKVTVRLSRTPEAVTTVLAAFDSIEQGGEAVSAIIAAGILPAAIEMMDALAIAAAEAAVACRYPENAGAVLIVELDGPLAEVERQFALLTQICAKAFELRVADDAAERAAIWKGRKSAFAAVGRISPAYIVQDGVVPRTSLPQVLAGIDALSREHGIRVANVFHAGDGNLHPLVLFDDTEPGAGERAEIVSGRILDLCIEHGGSITGEHGVGVDKARYMPRMFTAADLDTMQLVRCAFDPRGLSNPGKIFPTPRLCGEVPGVRKGVHPLVESGKAEQF, encoded by the coding sequence GTGCTGGCGGAGCTGATCGGCAGGCTCGGTGAGGTGCTGGAGCCTGGGGCGATCATCACCGATCCCGTACGGCTGCGCACCTACGAGTGCGACGGCCTCACCTACCACCGCGCCATGCCCGGCGTCGCCGTCCTGCCGGACACCGCCGAGCAGGTCGCGGGGGTGGTCAGGCTCTGCAACGAGTACGGCGTGCCGTTCGTGGCCAGGGGCTCGGGCACCGGTCTCTCCGGTGGCGCGCTCCCCCGCACCGACGGCGTGCTGATCGTGACCTCCAGGATGCGCGCGATCGTGGAGATCGACCTGCCGAACCGCAGGGCGGTCGTCGAGCCGGGCGTGACGAACCTGGCGATCACCGAGGCGGTCCGCGACCAGGGCTACTACTACGCGCCCGACCCCTCCAGCCAGCAGGTCTGCTCGATCGGCGGCAACGTGGCGGAGAACTCCGGCGGCGCGCACTGCCTGAAGTACGGCTTCACCGTCAACCACGTCGAGGCCTGCGAGATCGTCACCCCCGACGGCGACATCGTCACCCTCGACCGCACCGATCCCGGCTACGACCTGCTCGGCGCCTTCATCGGCGCCGAGGGGACCCTCGGCATCACCACCAAGGTCACCGTACGGCTCAGCCGTACGCCCGAGGCCGTGACCACGGTGCTGGCCGCCTTCGACAGCATCGAGCAGGGCGGCGAGGCGGTGTCGGCGATCATCGCCGCGGGCATCCTGCCTGCCGCGATCGAGATGATGGACGCGCTCGCCATCGCGGCCGCCGAGGCGGCCGTGGCCTGCCGCTACCCGGAGAACGCGGGCGCCGTGCTGATCGTCGAGCTCGACGGGCCGCTGGCCGAGGTCGAGAGGCAGTTCGCGCTGCTGACGCAGATCTGCGCGAAGGCTTTCGAACTGCGGGTGGCCGACGACGCCGCCGAGCGGGCGGCGATCTGGAAGGGCCGCAAGTCGGCCTTCGCGGCGGTCGGGCGCATCAGCCCCGCCTACATCGTGCAGGACGGCGTGGTGCCGCGCACCTCGCTCCCTCAGGTGCTGGCGGGGATCGACGCCCTGTCCCGCGAGCACGGCATCAGGGTCGCGAACGTCTTCCACGCCGGTGACGGGAACCTGCACCCGCTGGTGCTCTTCGACGACACCGAGCCGGGCGCGGGCGAGCGGGCCGAGATCGTCTCGGGCCGGATCCTCGACCTGTGCATCGAGCACGGCGGTTCGATCACCGGCGAGCACGGCGTCGGGGTGGACAAGGCCCGCTACATGCCCAGGATGTTCACCGCCGCCGACCTCGACACCATGCAGCTGGTCAGGTGCGCCTTCGATCCTCGCGGGCTGTCGAACCCCGGCAAGATCTTCCCGACGCCGCGGCTGTGCGGGGAGGTCCCGGGCGTGCGCAAGGGTGTGCATCCGCTGGTCGAGTCGGGAAAGGCGGAGCAGTTTTGA
- a CDS encoding ComEA family DNA-binding protein gives MQGRAPADDPPSDGPSGLSPRIPQSFAAFRAAVSAQAPGLDPGRPGLRVLLVLGVVAAVVGGFYVWRASPTPEPLAAPSPISGSAAPPPATSASASAALSTSPEVMVHVAGKVRRPGVYTLPGGSRVTDAVEAAGGVRSGAPTGSVNLARRLVDGEQIVVGAPGGAGGGVVAAPPAVLDLNSATPEQLEELPGVGEVLAARIAEFRTTHGGFRSVEQLREVSGIGERKYAELKDKVRV, from the coding sequence GTGCAGGGTCGAGCGCCCGCCGACGACCCGCCGTCTGACGGCCCCTCCGGTCTCTCCCCACGGATCCCCCAATCCTTCGCCGCCTTCCGCGCCGCGGTCTCCGCCCAGGCTCCCGGCCTCGATCCAGGACGCCCTGGGCTGCGCGTCCTGCTGGTGCTGGGTGTGGTGGCAGCCGTCGTCGGCGGCTTCTACGTCTGGCGCGCCAGCCCCACTCCCGAGCCTCTCGCCGCGCCGTCCCCGATCAGCGGCTCGGCCGCGCCCCCACCCGCCACCTCCGCCTCCGCCTCCGCCGCCCTCTCGACCTCACCCGAGGTGATGGTGCACGTGGCCGGCAAGGTGCGCAGGCCCGGCGTCTACACCCTGCCGGGCGGCTCCCGGGTCACCGACGCGGTCGAGGCGGCCGGTGGGGTGCGCTCGGGAGCTCCCACCGGCTCCGTCAACCTCGCCCGACGCCTGGTCGACGGCGAACAGATCGTCGTCGGGGCGCCCGGCGGTGCGGGCGGCGGCGTGGTCGCCGCGCCCCCGGCCGTCCTCGACCTCAACAGCGCCACGCCCGAGCAACTGGAGGAATTACCAGGTGTCGGTGAGGTGCTGGCGGCCCGCATCGCCGAGTTCCGCACCACTCACGGCGGCTTCCGAAGCGTCGAGCAACTACGCGAGGTTTCGGGGATCGGCGAAAGAAAATACGCCGAACTCAAGGACAAGGTCAGAGTTTGA
- the hflX gene encoding GTPase HflX — translation MTRMHNDFEVGEFDLEERQALRRVAGLSTELQDVTEVEYRQLRLERVVLVGVWTSGTADDADNSLLELKLLAETAGSQVLDGLIQRRQKPDPGTYIGSGKALELRDVVESTGADTVICDGELSPGQLRQLEEIIKVKVIDRTALILDIFAQHAKSREGKAQVELAQLQYLLPRLRGWGGNLSRQVGGRAAGGVGIGGRGPGETKIELDRRRIRERMAKLRRQISGMSTSRETMRAHRQGREVPAVAIAGYTNAGKSSLLNRITGAGVLVEDALFATLDPTVRKARTPEGRLFTIADTVGFVRHLPTQLVEAFRSTLEEVADADLILHVVDGSHPDPEGQLTAVREVFADIEGALDVPEIVVINKADAAGQEVLDRIARRERNSVVVSARTGAGIDELMALVERELPRLDHEVLMLVPYDRGDLISRAHKEGEVISLEHVGDGTVLHARVLPSLFHELERVGKPVERVG, via the coding sequence ATGACACGAATGCACAACGACTTCGAAGTAGGCGAGTTCGACCTTGAAGAGCGCCAGGCGCTCCGGCGCGTGGCTGGGCTCTCCACCGAGCTCCAGGATGTCACCGAGGTCGAATACCGCCAGCTGAGGCTGGAGCGGGTCGTCCTGGTCGGCGTCTGGACCTCCGGCACGGCCGACGACGCCGACAATTCCCTTCTAGAACTCAAGCTGCTGGCCGAAACGGCCGGCTCCCAGGTGCTCGACGGCCTGATCCAGCGGCGGCAGAAGCCCGACCCCGGCACGTACATCGGTTCGGGCAAGGCGCTCGAGCTGCGTGACGTGGTCGAGTCGACCGGCGCCGACACCGTGATCTGCGACGGAGAGCTGAGCCCCGGACAGCTGCGGCAGCTCGAGGAGATCATCAAGGTCAAGGTCATTGACCGTACGGCGCTGATCCTCGACATCTTCGCCCAGCACGCCAAGAGCCGCGAGGGCAAGGCCCAGGTCGAGCTGGCGCAGCTGCAGTACCTGCTGCCGCGCCTGCGCGGCTGGGGTGGCAACCTGTCCAGGCAGGTCGGTGGCCGCGCCGCCGGCGGCGTGGGCATCGGTGGTCGCGGTCCCGGTGAGACCAAGATCGAGCTGGACCGGCGCCGCATCCGCGAGCGCATGGCCAAGCTCCGCAGGCAGATCTCCGGTATGTCCACCTCGCGTGAGACCATGCGGGCGCACCGCCAGGGCCGTGAGGTCCCCGCGGTCGCGATCGCCGGTTACACGAACGCGGGCAAGTCCTCGCTGCTCAACCGCATCACGGGTGCGGGCGTGCTGGTCGAGGACGCGCTGTTCGCCACCCTCGACCCGACCGTGCGCAAGGCGCGTACGCCCGAGGGCAGGCTCTTCACGATCGCCGACACCGTCGGTTTCGTCAGGCACCTGCCGACCCAGCTGGTCGAGGCGTTCCGCTCCACGCTGGAGGAGGTGGCCGACGCCGACCTGATCCTGCACGTGGTCGACGGCTCCCACCCCGACCCCGAGGGCCAGCTTACGGCGGTCCGCGAGGTGTTCGCCGACATCGAGGGCGCGCTCGACGTGCCCGAGATCGTGGTGATCAACAAGGCCGACGCGGCCGGCCAGGAGGTCCTCGACAGGATCGCCAGGCGCGAGCGCAACAGCGTCGTGGTCTCGGCGCGCACGGGCGCGGGGATCGACGAGCTGATGGCGCTCGTCGAGCGCGAGCTGCCCAGGCTCGACCACGAGGTGCTCATGCTGGTGCCGTACGACAGGGGTGACCTGATCTCGCGCGCCCACAAGGAGGGCGAGGTGATCTCGCTCGAGCACGTCGGCGACGGCACGGTGCTGCACGCCCGCGTGCTGCCCAGCCTCTTCCACGAGCTGGAGCGGGTGGGCAAGCCCGTCGAGCGCGTCGGCTGA
- the hutI gene encoding imidazolonepropionase produces MTVRLLTNIGRMWTGNDVISNAALLVHNDRIAWVGRAADLPQSVPGVVDDIVDVDQVENLSGALVTPGLIDAHTHPVYAGNRYAEMAMRSSGSTSSAINAAGGGIGSTVTVTRGTDPWTLCNGVRERLRSWLLSGTTTVEAKTGYHLTRDGELADVRLLRELEKEPMMPRVHVTFLAAHVVPPEYFGRQRDYVEAVGAWCADAAAAGADSVDVYCDEGHFTTEESRWVLASGRNVGLLPRVHAGAYSRRGAVQLAAELGCASADLLHHTSDEDISVLSRYGVPAVLCPATAMQRGSLPPVRRMISQGVTIALGSDHNPGHCGITSMSLVISLAVAAFGMSVGDALRAATLGGATVLGAPDRGVLAPGRLADIVQWDADHEGAFAWSFGLKPRRVWRGGIPVQ; encoded by the coding sequence ATGACTGTTCGGCTGCTCACCAACATCGGCCGCATGTGGACCGGAAACGATGTCATCAGCAACGCGGCCCTCCTCGTGCACAACGACCGCATCGCCTGGGTGGGGCGGGCGGCCGACCTCCCGCAGAGCGTCCCCGGTGTCGTCGACGACATCGTCGACGTCGACCAGGTCGAGAACCTCAGCGGCGCGCTCGTCACCCCCGGCCTCATCGACGCGCACACCCACCCCGTCTACGCGGGCAACCGCTACGCCGAGATGGCGATGCGGTCCAGCGGCTCCACCTCCTCGGCGATCAACGCGGCGGGCGGCGGCATCGGCTCCACCGTCACCGTGACCCGCGGCACCGACCCCTGGACCCTCTGCAACGGCGTGCGCGAGCGGCTGCGCTCCTGGCTGCTCAGCGGCACCACCACGGTCGAGGCCAAGACCGGCTACCACCTCACCCGCGACGGCGAGCTGGCCGACGTGCGACTGCTGCGCGAGCTGGAGAAGGAGCCGATGATGCCGCGCGTGCACGTCACGTTCCTCGCGGCGCACGTCGTTCCTCCCGAGTACTTCGGCCGCCAGCGCGACTACGTCGAGGCCGTGGGCGCCTGGTGCGCCGACGCGGCGGCGGCCGGGGCCGACAGCGTCGACGTCTACTGCGACGAGGGCCACTTCACCACCGAGGAGTCCCGCTGGGTGCTGGCCTCGGGGCGCAACGTCGGCCTGCTGCCGCGCGTCCACGCGGGCGCCTACAGCCGCCGCGGCGCCGTCCAGCTGGCCGCCGAGCTCGGTTGCGCCTCGGCCGACCTGCTCCACCACACCTCCGACGAGGACATCTCGGTTCTCTCCCGCTACGGCGTGCCGGCCGTGCTCTGCCCCGCCACCGCGATGCAGCGCGGCAGCCTTCCGCCGGTCCGCCGCATGATCTCGCAGGGCGTCACGATCGCCCTAGGCAGCGACCACAACCCCGGCCACTGCGGCATCACCTCGATGTCGCTGGTCATCAGCCTGGCGGTGGCGGCGTTCGGAATGAGCGTGGGCGACGCGCTGCGGGCCGCCACGCTGGGCGGCGCCACCGTGCTGGGCGCGCCCGACCGCGGCGTGCTCGCTCCGGGACGGCTGGCCGACATCGTCCAGTGGGACGCCGACCACGAGGGCGCCTTCGCCTGGTCCTTCGGGTTGAAGCCGCGCAGGGTCTGGCGGGGCGGAATCCCGGTCCAGTAG
- the aceB gene encoding malate synthase A — protein MRKEAPMEITGPMLDRFEEILTPEALAFVAELHRKFDARRLELLEARQVRQAELSAGGTLDFLPETKAVREGDWRVAAPAPGLEDRRVEITGPVDRKMTINALNSGAKVWLADFEDANSPLWENCVSGQLNLRAALDRAIDFEAGGKSYALKPDAELATIVVRPRGWHLNEKHALVDGQQVSASLFDFGLYFFHCAARQIAKGKGPYFYLPKMESHLEARLWNDVFVHAQEALGIDHGTIRATVLIETYPAAFEMEEILYELRDHSAGLNAGRWDYLFSVIKKFRTRGREFLLPERNAVTMTAPFMRAYTELLVRSCHKRGAHAIGGMAAFIPSRRDPEVNAVALEKVRADKTRESGDGFDGSWVAHPDLVPICREVFDSVLGERPNQLDRLREDVEVSAADLLNVSATPGDITENGLRNNVDVALRYLAAWMGGLGAVAIHNLMEDAATAEISRSQIWQWIHNGIELADTGALVTKELVEQIIADEMAKIAEEPGYDAARYGQAEALFKEVALDDDFAEFLTLPAYARMP, from the coding sequence ATGCGGAAAGAGGCTCCGATGGAGATCACCGGCCCGATGCTCGACCGGTTCGAGGAGATCCTCACGCCGGAGGCGCTGGCCTTCGTGGCGGAACTCCACAGGAAGTTCGACGCCAGGCGGCTGGAGCTGCTGGAAGCCCGGCAGGTCAGGCAGGCCGAGCTGTCGGCGGGCGGCACGCTCGACTTCCTCCCCGAGACCAAGGCGGTCCGTGAGGGCGACTGGCGGGTCGCGGCGCCCGCGCCCGGTCTGGAGGACCGCAGGGTCGAGATCACCGGGCCCGTGGACCGCAAGATGACCATCAACGCGCTCAACTCCGGAGCCAAGGTGTGGCTGGCCGACTTCGAGGACGCCAACTCCCCGCTCTGGGAGAACTGCGTCAGCGGCCAGCTCAACCTGCGCGCCGCGCTCGACCGCGCGATCGACTTCGAGGCCGGCGGCAAGAGCTACGCGTTGAAGCCCGACGCCGAGCTGGCCACCATCGTGGTCAGGCCGCGCGGCTGGCACCTGAACGAGAAGCACGCGCTGGTCGACGGGCAGCAGGTCTCGGCCTCGCTGTTCGACTTCGGCCTCTACTTCTTCCACTGCGCGGCCCGGCAGATCGCCAAGGGCAAGGGCCCGTACTTCTACCTGCCGAAGATGGAGTCGCACCTGGAGGCCCGCCTCTGGAACGACGTCTTCGTGCACGCCCAGGAGGCGCTCGGCATCGACCACGGCACGATCAGGGCGACCGTCCTGATCGAGACCTACCCCGCGGCCTTCGAGATGGAGGAGATCCTCTACGAGCTGCGCGACCACTCCGCGGGGCTGAACGCCGGACGCTGGGACTACCTCTTCAGCGTCATCAAGAAGTTCCGCACGCGGGGCAGGGAGTTCCTGCTTCCCGAGCGCAACGCGGTGACGATGACGGCTCCCTTCATGCGCGCCTACACCGAGCTGCTCGTGCGCAGCTGCCACAAGCGCGGCGCCCACGCGATCGGCGGCATGGCCGCCTTCATCCCCTCGCGCAGGGACCCCGAGGTCAACGCGGTGGCGCTGGAGAAGGTGCGCGCGGACAAGACCCGCGAGTCCGGCGACGGCTTCGACGGCTCCTGGGTCGCCCACCCCGACCTGGTGCCGATCTGCCGCGAGGTCTTCGACTCGGTCCTCGGCGAGCGCCCCAACCAGCTCGACCGGCTGCGCGAGGACGTCGAGGTCTCGGCCGCCGACCTGCTCAACGTCTCCGCCACTCCTGGCGACATCACCGAGAACGGCCTGCGCAACAACGTCGACGTCGCCCTGCGCTACCTGGCCGCCTGGATGGGCGGGCTCGGCGCGGTCGCCATCCACAACCTCATGGAGGACGCGGCCACCGCCGAGATCTCCCGCTCCCAGATCTGGCAGTGGATCCACAACGGCATCGAGCTCGCCGACACCGGCGCCCTGGTGACCAAGGAACTGGTCGAGCAGATCATCGCGGACGAAATGGCCAAGATCGCCGAGGAGCCCGGCTACGACGCGGCCCGGTACGGCCAGGCCGAGGCGCTGTTCAAGGAGGTCGCCCTCGACGACGACTTCGCCGAATTCCTCACCCTGCCCGCATACGCCCGTATGCCGTAG
- a CDS encoding DegV family protein, translating to MSPSVAIVTDSTAYLPSVPSGVTVVPLQVIVGGRPYDEGDSVTIGEWTPVTTSRPSPARFSAIYDSLSDISGIVAIHLSGDLSGTVEAARLAAESASVPVEVVDSRSIAMGLGFPVLAAARAAADGRSMEEVASVARALAARTQTYFYVDTLEYLRKGGRIGAAASLVGSALLIKPLLHLEGGRIVPLEKVRTATRALSRLEDLAVAAAGTGPVEVAVQHLSAQSRAEALAERLSRRLPALVRLSVVEVGAVIGVHVGPGALGITVSPSD from the coding sequence ATGTCACCTTCGGTCGCGATCGTCACCGATTCCACGGCTTATCTGCCTTCCGTTCCCTCCGGTGTGACCGTGGTGCCTTTGCAGGTGATCGTGGGTGGTCGGCCGTATGACGAGGGCGATTCCGTGACGATCGGCGAATGGACCCCGGTGACGACATCGCGCCCTTCTCCCGCCCGCTTTTCCGCCATTTACGATTCTTTGTCTGATATTTCGGGAATTGTCGCTATTCATCTGTCGGGGGATTTGTCGGGCACAGTCGAGGCGGCGCGCCTGGCCGCCGAATCGGCCTCCGTCCCTGTCGAGGTGGTGGACAGCAGGTCGATCGCCATGGGCCTGGGCTTTCCCGTCCTGGCCGCCGCCCGCGCCGCCGCCGACGGGCGGTCGATGGAGGAGGTGGCCTCGGTCGCCAGGGCCCTCGCGGCTCGCACGCAGACGTACTTCTACGTCGACACGCTGGAATATCTCCGCAAGGGCGGTCGCATCGGCGCCGCGGCGTCACTCGTCGGGTCGGCACTGCTGATCAAGCCGCTGCTCCATCTGGAGGGCGGGCGCATCGTGCCGCTGGAGAAGGTCCGTACGGCCACGCGCGCCCTGTCGCGCCTGGAGGACCTGGCGGTGGCGGCGGCGGGCACGGGGCCGGTGGAGGTGGCGGTCCAGCACCTGTCGGCGCAGAGCAGGGCCGAGGCGCTGGCCGAGCGGCTCTCCCGCCGACTGCCTGCGTTGGTACGGCTGAGCGTGGTCGAGGTGGGGGCGGTGATCGGCGTCCACGTGGGGCCGGGGGCGCTGGGCATCACGGTGTCGCCGAGCGACTGA